In Methanofastidiosum sp., the DNA window AAGGCGATATAGTCCAAGCTCTGGATGACCAGGGCATCAAAGCAATTAATTACGGGTTTTTATCAAGGACTGACAGAGGAGTTTCCGCTCTTTCTAATATCTTAAGGCTTGAAGTTGAAGAGGATCTTAATATGAAAAGATTGACACATTCGTTGGAAGATATCTGGATATACGCAAAAACTAGTAAATCCATTAAGTTTCCTCTCACCAAGAGTTATAGATATTATCTTTTCGACAACGGATACAATGAAGATCTTGTTTCAAAGGGACTTTCATTTTTCAATGGAACTCATGATTTCTTTTCATTTTCTAAGTATAATGGGATTGAAGATACTAAAAGGACTATTGAAACAAGTTATAGAAAAGAAGGGCCAGTTTATATCTTGGAGTTTAAAGGCACTGGATTTTTATGGCAGATGATCCGGAGGATTGTCGGACCTATAGTTGATTATACAAAAGGAGAATTAAGTGAGAGTGCGATATTATCTGCTTTAAACGGGGAGACTATTCTACATGCAACTCCTTCTTCACCAGATTACCTCCTTCTCTACGATATCGAAACAAACTGCGATATGTACTACGATGACTATGTTATCCGGACATTGAAAAGAAGATTCAATGAGCTGTTCACTGATTTCTCGGCTAGGACCTTATTAGAGAAAGAGAGTTTTGCCTATATGAGTGAAACAGAAAAACTTATTAACAGAGATTAATCTTTTGATTCTAATAGCCGGGTAGGGTAGTGGTCAATCCTTCGAGGCTCTGGACCTTGAGACGGTGGTTCGAATCCGCCCCCGGCTACTGTTTTTTCAATAAATAAAGATTTATACTAAGAATCAATAATGGTTTTTATGGAAAATAAGATGGACGAGAAGGAATGCCAATGGAAGGAAGGATTATGAACGAGTTCGAAATTGAAGCAGGAGATTTCTATGACCTAGCCAAAGTATATTTAGATTCCCTTCTAAGAGTTAATAAAGATGCAGCAAGTCGTTTGATATTAAAAGCTGTTGAACAAGGCACGGATATTAAAAATATTTATCTTTATGTATTTGAATCTTCCCAACATGAAATTGGGCGTCTGTGGCAAACTAATCAGATTTCTGTGGCTCAAGAACACTTTTGCACAGCCGCTACTCAAATGATTATGTCTCAGCTTTATCCTTACATATTTAGCAGTAGTAAAAACGGATACAAGATGATAGCAACATGCGTGGAAGGAGAATTACATGAAATAGGTATTCGAATGTTGGCCGATTTGTTTGAAATGGAGGGTTGGGATACTTATTATCTTGGTGCAAATACTCCAACTCCAAGCATTATAGATACTATTAAGAGCATGAAACCTGATTTATTGGCAATATCCGCTTCAATTCATTATAATGTAGATAATGTAAAAACTTTAATCAAACAAATTCGTGAATCCAACTTGATTCCCCCTATAAAAATTTTTGTCGGAGGTAGGCCCTTCCTTTTAGCACCAGAAATGTGGAAAAAGGTTGGGGCTGATGCGTGTACATCTAATGCTTTAGAAGCTATTATTTTAGCCAATAAAATTATTATTAATCAAGGTGTGAAATCAAATGTCAAATGAATTACCTGCTATTTCTAAAGAAACATTAGAATATTTCCAGAAATCATCGCCAGATATTATCAAAAAAACTGTAGCGCTTGCTTTAAAAAGAGAAGACGAAATAAAGCATCACGGTAAAGACGCCCCTAAAATTTTAACTTCAGGGATGGAGTTTACCACTAAGATGTTGGAAGCTGCTATGTCTATGGGTGAAATTAATCTCTTAGAAGACGAAATAAAATGGGCAAAGGACAGACTACCACACGATGGCGTGGAGATGGAACATATTGTAAATAGATTTAAAATATATAGGGAGGTCATTACAGAGATTTTACCAACTGAAAATGCACTTGAAGTTACTGCTTATTTAGATTTGATGATAAGCAAAATGCAAAAACTATTGGATTAATACCTAAGGAGTTCAAATGTCACAAAATACTATTAAGGGTTTGGCCTGTTCATGTAATTTAGACGGAGAAGTTATTGAATT includes these proteins:
- a CDS encoding cobalamin-dependent protein (Presence of a B(12) (cobalamin)-binding domain implies dependence on cobalamin itself, in one of its several forms, or in some unusual lineages, dependence on a cobalamin-like analog.), whose amino-acid sequence is MNEFEIEAGDFYDLAKVYLDSLLRVNKDAASRLILKAVEQGTDIKNIYLYVFESSQHEIGRLWQTNQISVAQEHFCTAATQMIMSQLYPYIFSSSKNGYKMIATCVEGELHEIGIRMLADLFEMEGWDTYYLGANTPTPSIIDTIKSMKPDLLAISASIHYNVDNVKTLIKQIRESNLIPPIKIFVGGRPFLLAPEMWKKVGADACTSNALEAIILANKIIINQGVKSNVK